AGTCGCGAGCGCATGGGAGGACGTGAAACCGTGGTCCCCTCTCTTAAACGAAGCCGACTCttggaattttttttttgcttaaaCGAACCCAATaaatggacggagggagtatattaggctagtctcaatgcatgtttcatgagagtgtcatgcacattaaatagagtgacacataagcaaaattgctgacttggcagggtcattaaatgaagaagtttcatcagatgagagaggagtttcatccccatgaaactcatctgGCTCGATTACCTAGTTtagagtcttggtaactgtgccatgaaactatgcattgagactgaccttagcATACAATTTTCAGTGATTGCAAGGGAAGTCATCAATATGGCAGGGCAAATAATTCCTCTGGATATACGGCAGATGCATGCATCATTGTGGTCTGGAACTGCACTGTGCTGAAACAGAATGCTATTGACCAACCTTCCCTCTCCATAGTATAATTTGTTCATCTTTAAATAATATGGGAATACATGGAACCAAATCCTGTAAAATTCAacaaaaaagtcaaaaaatcatCAGTCTGCTACTTCTGCAATTGGTTGTCAGCTAAGGAGCAAGACAGCTCACAGTAGTGTTTCTAGAATCTAGGCACAGCGTAGGTTAAAGAAAATAGACTGATAAATGAAGCAACAGTGAGTAATATATGGAGCAAGAGAGTCAAAATGACTACATGCATATTGCATACACAGAAGAAAAAAGCATGAGAACATACCCTCAGCTTTACACCAATTTTCTTGCAGTCACTAGTCCCAACATGAGTGCAATCTAGCCGGACAACTTCCACAGTTTTAAATGCTTCTCTCACTTTATCAACAACATTAACATAGACACCATTCCTGGCTGCTCAACACAGAAAGACTCTTTGATCAAAGAAATATCTTGACAACACAACTATGTGATGGCAAAGTGAGCCCATATAACCCAAATGCTTATTATAACATAATGTACCAACTTACTCAGTTTTGTAAGGGCTGGAGAATTTAATCCTCTATTCCTCAATTCTTTTGTTTCCTCGAAAGTCAGCCCTTCAGCAACATTTTGCACAAGCTTAGGATAGATAGGAGCTAATGGTTTCCACAACATCAATGGTATGCCAGGCCTTCTTTTGGGGTCATAGTTCCGACCACGGTACAGGATAATGATGTTTATGCTGCGGTATATGACTTTGCCACCTGTTTTATCCTGCACAATGTGCACTCACATGAGGACACGGCACAGACACTGAGAGAAGAGTATAAATCCTAGTATCCTCAAACTTGTAGTACCATATTATGACCTCAAGATGGAAGCAAATGTTGTCCATGTCGAGTGTTGGCACTCCCAGACATTTGATCCTTACAGCTTCTGCACGTTTCCAATGGTTGTGGATGTCATCAAGCATATTGTGCGTTACCCCACCTTTCCCTGAGAGCATGAAACATCATTTGGCATGTAATTTTTTCTGCAGCCCCAAATGGTGCAATAGTATATTCTGAAGAACAATATTCTTTGGATGCAACACAACACATTCGTTTTCTTTTTCAACCTACAATATGGAATCAGATGTAGTTCTTTATACTATGACTTCAACGCAAACTGTTCAGAATGCCAAATATAAGATCAAAACACACCTAAATTCAGGAAATATACTACAGAATTTGATCAAAACATAGCTAAACAGTGACCAAAGACAATTTTCTCCATATATGCCAAGAACAATGAATTTCTTCACCCATCTCTGAATCCTACTTGCATCAACTTTCCAAATACCTACTAACGTGGATGATAGACGAAAGAAATCGAGGAGCATTTGGATTACATGAGAAACCTTTCAGAACCAATCCAAAACTCTGTTGCAAGTGAAACACTCTTTTTTCTGCAAGGTTTCAGCTCATTTCACGAAAATGGTACCTGACTGCGCCTAATCAAACAACCACTCCTACTCAACAAACGAAttagaaatataaataacaCAAAGCGCCATTCGGGTCAGGTACTGGCAGCACAAAAC
This window of the Sorghum bicolor cultivar BTx623 chromosome 7, Sorghum_bicolor_NCBIv3, whole genome shotgun sequence genome carries:
- the LOC8071120 gene encoding CRS2-associated factor 2, mitochondrial; the encoded protein is MMLLPRKRLPWRRPALDAQALAGRLLRSSSSLSDPDDDPPFRRIPKHPPRAPSTPPPPPPPKPKAVAGKIRPDEPAHSDLPFDFRYSYSETDPAWRPIGFREPTRFSPFGPGRLDRPWDGAAAARVGEDASGDERSREEVLGEPLSEEEVAALVEKYRHSDCSRQINLGKGGVTHNMLDDIHNHWKRAEAVRIKCLGVPTLDMDNICFHLEDKTGGKVIYRSINIIILYRGRNYDPKRRPGIPLMLWKPLAPIYPKLVQNVAEGLTFEETKELRNRGLNSPALTKLTRNGVYVNVVDKVREAFKTVEVVRLDCTHVGTSDCKKIGVKLRDLVPCIPILFKDEQIILWRGKVGQ